In a genomic window of Quercus lobata isolate SW786 chromosome 4, ValleyOak3.0 Primary Assembly, whole genome shotgun sequence:
- the LOC115985148 gene encoding probable LRR receptor-like serine/threonine-protein kinase At1g56140, which produces MQYLSFGINALSRTLPKELGNLTELSSLSFSTNNFTGSLPSELGNLVKLQQLWASDTELTGKIPDFIGNWSKLNTLVLRNNNIPDSIPFNIGEYQQLLIPDLLFNLSSLSFLFLGNNKLSGTVPTQKSTSLLNRDLSYNNLEGSFPLWVSEQNLQLYILCCILCSNLVANNFSIDNSNNSVLPLGLNCLQWGFPCNQGTGINSGLAIKCGGPHITASNGIVYERDNETLGPAAYYVINTNRWAVSNVGYSFGTNNAQYTSSSLSQFTNALESELFQTARLSASSLRYYGLELENGTYTVNLQFAKTTFLNSDVWQNLGRCVFDVYIQGNLFLKDFDIRKDAGGLSLVAVQKELKNVQVSQNYLEIHLFWAGKGTCCVTAQSIYGPSISAISATPEFPVTPTVSRGPPSSNKNSTGLIVGLIVGVGVLSFVSISVVFYIVRRRKLLTNDDEGMFMGTLYDGRVVAVKQISVTSHQGKNQFIAEIATISALQHRNLVKLHGCCIEGYKRLLVYEFLENKSLDQALFGNRTLNLNWSARLDIQEVYLIFMRSHGFKFGYLAPEYAMRGHLTEKGDVFAFGIVALEIVSGRPNANSSLEEEKIYLLEWIWTAWQLHENNREIDHVDSTLSKFDEKEVKQLI; this is translated from the exons ATGCAATACCT GAGTTTTGGCATCAATGCATTATCAAGGACACTTCCAAAGGAACTTGGAAATCTTACGGAGTTATCGTCATT ATCTTTTTCAACTAACAACTTCACCGGTTCTCTCCCATCGGAGCTTGGGAATTTAGTGAAATTACAACAGCT GTGGGCATCAGACACTGAACTCACAGGCAAGATACCTGACTTCATAGGGAATTGGTCAAAGCTTAATACCTT GGTGCTGAGAAATAATAATATCCCTGATTCAATTCCATTCAATATAGGAGAATACCAACAGTT ATTGATTCCAGACTTGCTTTTCAATTTGAGTTCACTCTCTTTCTT GTTTCTTGGAAATAACAAGTTAAGTGGCACTGTGCCTACACAAAAAAGCACTTCTCTTCTCAAT CGTGATTTGTCTTACAATAATTTAGAGGGAAGCTTTCCTTTGTGGGTCAGCgaacaaaatttacaactatat ATCTTATGTTGTATACTATGCAGTAATTTAGTTGCCAACAATTTCTCAATAGACAATTCTAACAACAG TGTTCTGCCTTTAGGACTGAACTGTCTTCAATGGGGTTTTCCTTGCAATCAAGGCACTGGAATAA ATTCTGGTCTTGCAATTAAGTGTGGTGGTCCTCATATTACTGCTTCTAATGGAATTGTGTATGAGAGGGATAATGAGACACTTGGTCCAGCTGCATATTATGTGATTAACACAAACAGGTGGGCTGTTAGCAATGTTGGATATTCTTTTGGGACCAATAATGCTCAATATACAAGTTCTTCGTTATCTCAATTCACAAATGCTTTAGAATCAGAGTTGTTCCAAACAGCTCGACTCTCTGCTTCGTCATTAAGATACTATGGCCTAGAGCTTGAGAATGGAACCTACACTGTGAACCTCCAGTTTGCAAAAACAACTTTTCTGAACTCTGATGTGTGGCAAAATCTTGGGAGGTGTGTCTTTGATGTTTACATTCAG GGGAATCTTTTTTTGAAGGATTTTGACATACGAAAGGATGCCGGTGGTTTATCTTTAGTAGCTGTTCAGAAGGAACTGAAAAATGTTCAGGTATCACAAAACTACCTTGAAATCCATCTCTTTTGGGCTGGAAAAGGGACTTGCTGTGTAACTGCTCAAAGTATTTATGGGCCTTCTATTTCAGCTATCAGTGCTACCCCAG AATTTCCAGTTACACCCACTGTTAGTAGAGGACCTCCAAGCAGCAACAAGAATAGCACTGGTCTGATTGTAGGTCTCATTGTTGGTGTTGGAGTTTTGAGCTTTGTTTCTATTTCCGTGGTTTTCTATATTGTTCGAAGAAGAAAACTGCTAACCAATGATGATGAAG GCATGTTTATG GGAACACTTTATGATGGGAGAGTAGTTGCTGTGAAGCAAATTTCTGTAACATCACACCAAGGAAAGAACCAATTCATAGCTGAGATTGCTACTATATCCGCTCTGCAACATCGTAACCTTGTGAAGTTGCATGGATGTTGCATTGAGGGATATAAACGACTCCTTGTGTATGAGTTTCTAGAGAATAAAAGTCTTGATCAAGCATTATTTG GAAATAGAACTTTGAATCTCAATTGGTCAGCACGCTTAGATATACAAGAGGTTTATCTTATCTTCATGAGGAGTCATGGCTTCAAATT TGGGTATCTTGCACCAGAGTATGCCATGCGTGGGCACCTTACAGAGAAGGGTGATGTGTTTGCCTTTGGTATTGTGGCTCTTGAGATTGTTAGTGGGAGGCCAAATGCTAACTCAAGCctggaagaagaaaagatatATCTGCTTGAATGGATATGGACA GCCTGGCAGTTACATGAAAACAACCGTGAAATAGACCATGTGGACTCTACATTATCAAAATTTGATGAGAAAGAAGTAAAACAGCTGATATGA